One genomic segment of Ornithorhynchus anatinus isolate Pmale09 unplaced genomic scaffold, mOrnAna1.pri.v4 scaffold_561_arrow_ctg1, whole genome shotgun sequence includes these proteins:
- the LOC114808929 gene encoding NANOG neighbor homeobox-like: MEKKEEEGKERNVAKRKMDRVVVHKTSQNRPVSKSIMETLWMTFKMKHRVRTPEAVRLAGDLAISVPQVTAWFQSTRRKYREMATVQKKATKSAQDEVSRDPLHVLRLKRIGKSDSF; encoded by the exons atggaaaagaaagaggaggaaggaaaggaaaggaacgtAGCCAAGAGGAAGATGGACAGGGTGGTGGTCCACAAAACCTCCCAGAATCGTCCTGTGAGCAAATCCATCATGGAAACCTTGTGGATGACATTTAAAATGAAGCATCGGGTCAGGACCCCTGAAGCAGTAAGACTGGCCGGAGATTTGGCGATATCCGTTCCACAG GTTACAGCCTGGTTTCAGAGCACCAGAAGGAAATATCGAGAAATGGCTACGGTCCAGAAGAAGGCGACAAAGTCTGCCCAG GATGAAGTCTCCCGTGACCCACTGCACGTGCTCCGCTTAAAACGGATTGGTAAGAGCGATTCCTTCTAA